Genomic segment of Candidatus Eisenbacteria bacterium:
ATTCCCCTATCTTCACCGGGAGCCCGCCTTTCCGAGGAAGGACCGGTCGGCGTCCCCATCGTCTAGCCAGGTCAGGACACCGCCCTTTCACGGCGGCAACACGGGTTCGAATCCCGTTGGGGACGCCAAGCCAGGAGTGCCGACCGGCGTGGAGCTTCCCGAAACGAAGACGAAAAGTCGCCGGGGGAGCAGAATCCCCGGCGCCGATTTTTGATCTCTGAAGTTTCCAGCCGCGCCGCTATCCGAAGAAGACCTCCGCGACCTTGAAGAGAGTCTCGTCCACCCGCTTCGGCCCGCGAATCGCCTTCTCGAGCGGGACAAGCTCGATCGCCTCCCCCTTCAGCGCGACCATGCGGCCGAAGTCTCCATCGTGCACCGCCTCGACCGCGCGCACGCCGAACCGGGTGCCGAGGATCCTGTCGTACGCGGTCGGGGTTCCCCCCCGCTGGATGTAACCGAGCATCGTGACACGCGTCTGGATTCCGGTCCGCTCCTCGATCTGCCGGGCGAGGACCGAACCGATGCCGCCGAGATGGACGTGGCCGAACTCGTCCAGCTTGTGCGATTGGACGACCGGTTCGTCTTGCCCCCTCTCGAGAGCCCCCTCGGCGACGACCACGATCGAGAAGGGCTTCACCTCGTGGCGTTTCTTGAGAATGCCGCAGAGCTCGTCGATGTCGTAAGGATTCTCCGGGATGAGGATCGCGTCCGCGCCCCCCGCGAGGCCGCTCATCACGGCGATCCAGCCGGTGTGCCGGCCCATCACCTCAACGACCATGATCCGATGATGC
This window contains:
- a CDS encoding 6-phosphofructokinase produces the protein MKIGMLTGGGDCPGLNAVIRAVTRKAIVSYGDTVIGIRNGWKGLLQNESIELKLASVSGILPRGGTILGTSRTNPIGKPDQMEKILETMKRQELDAVIAIGGDDTLRVCNELYRSGAKVVGVPKTIDNDIAETDYTFGFHTAVHIVTEAIDRLHTTAESHHRIMVVEVMGRHTGWIAVMSGLAGGADAILIPENPYDIDELCGILKKRHEVKPFSIVVVAEGALERGQDEPVVQSHKLDEFGHVHLGGIGSVLARQIEERTGIQTRVTMLGYIQRGGTPTAYDRILGTRFGVRAVEAVHDGDFGRMVALKGEAIELVPLEKAIRGPKRVDETLFKVAEVFFG